The stretch of DNA TTGGCTATGTGACCAACGACAGCGACTGCAACGATGCGTGTACGGGTTGCTTCCCCGGCGGGACCGAGGTGTGCGACGGCAACAACAACGACTGCGACGCCTCGGTGGACGAAGGCGTCGCGACGACCTACTACCAGGACGCCGACTCGGACTCCCGCGGCAACCCCAACATGTCGATGACCGCGTGCTCCGCGCCGCTGGGCTACGTGACCAACACGAACGACTGCAACGACATGTGCAACCTCTGCTGGACGGGCAACCCCGAGGTCTGTGACGGTCTCGACAACAACTGCGTCGGTGGCGTGGATGAGGGCGTTCTGACCACGTTCTATCGTGACGCGGACATGGACTCGCGCGGCAACCCCGCCATGTCGATGATGGCGTGCACGGCACCCTCGGGATACGTGAACAACAGCGACGACTGCAACGACGCGTGCAACACCTGCTGGACGGGTAACGCCGAGTCTTGTGACGCGTTGGACAACAACTGCAGCGGCGTCCTCGACGAGGGCTTCGCGTGCATCCAGGGCAGCGCTCAGCCCTGCACCACCACCTGCGGCACCACAGGGACCGGCTCCTGCACGGCAGCATGCCTTCTCCCGGGTCCTGCTGTTTGCACGCCTCCCGCCGAGACCTGCAACAGCATCGACGAGGACTGCGACACGGTGGTCGATGAAGGGGTGATCGCGCGGACCACGCCGGGCCCGACGTTGGTGCTGGGCAATGACGCCAAGCTCGCGAACATCGCGGCAGGGTATGTAGCTGTTCGACGCGTGGCGGCCACCACCGAGGCTTACCGCGTGGACACCGCAGGTGAGGTTCGCGGGACGCCCGATGCCTTTGTCACGCTCGAAGCATCGAACGTCGTCTCCGTCGACATCGACCGCCTCTCGGACACACAGTGGGGAGTCGCGAGCACCATCAACGGCACTGGTGTTCAGCACCGGCTGCTGGGGCTGGATGGCAGCGGCAACCCGACCGTCACCCATTCACGTCTGGTCGCGGACACGAGCGCCAATGGCGTCTCGCGGGTCGCCAACAACAGCACGGCAGCTGGGATGGTGATCTACGCGTCCGGCGCCGTGGTGCGAACCGCCGTCATGGTGGCCCTCGGAAACAACACGGCCACGAGCGGAACGACGCTGCCC from Sandaracinaceae bacterium encodes:
- a CDS encoding putative metal-binding motif-containing protein, which encodes MTFRLGSAATLLALGAFVGGCGDDPSPADAGPDGSTPDATMQDFGVGDHCTTVGSTRPCGTDVGACTPGTQTCGSDMTFGECDGAVGPRTETCNGMDDDCDGTDDNVAGAGAACGTDEGECSMGAMACVGTELVCTGGVTETTETCNNLDDDCDGTIDNGVRTSFWLDADNDTFGDSNVMMAACSQPVGYVTNDSDCNDACTGCFPGGTEVCDGNNNDCDASVDEGVATTYYQDADSDSRGNPNMSMTACSAPLGYVTNTNDCNDMCNLCWTGNPEVCDGLDNNCVGGVDEGVLTTFYRDADMDSRGNPAMSMMACTAPSGYVNNSDDCNDACNTCWTGNAESCDALDNNCSGVLDEGFACIQGSAQPCTTTCGTTGTGSCTAACLLPGPAVCTPPAETCNSIDEDCDTVVDEGVIARTTPGPTLVLGNDAKLANIAAGYVAVRRVAATTEAYRVDTAGEVRGTPDAFVTLEASNVVSVDIDRLSDTQWGVASTINGTGVQHRLLGLDGSGNPTVTHSRLVADTSANGVSRVANNSTAAGMVIYASGAVVRTAVMVALGNNTATSGTTLPGTQHRPELGMDVAPAGGTNFVITWVQGTTPQVHVALLSGTTVTSNAAVGAGSNPSLVRDASGNFGLVYTGSDNLPRFHHLTPTLTCLEGGGARTTCAQTLGALTVNAPAGGFVSHRTLDIAADGNTFWVSARVSSGEQLFRVSRLTTHDSVFRAINATVWMSVGAQGGRPLVPRGSTGYSHDTYGCP